The genomic stretch TCTCGCACACATAAATTCTACTTATTCGTTTACTCATGGGACATTGTTATTTTTGCGTGTGTATCAGTGATAAGCGAGTGTGCAGGTGAGACAACGCCGCGTACACGAATACTACGGTTGATTTAAACGCTGTCACATGCAACATCTGCCAATGCAAACGCACCACTCAAGGTTGACGATCCCCACCGACCAGCGTAGGTCGGTTTCTTCAATAGTTATAATTTACTATAAAACGGCAAAACGGCCACGGTACCTTTAGACTTTTCACGCCTGGCATAGGCACGTGCACGAGCAGTAAGTACCTTACACCGATATCGTACAGCACACGAGAGATCGAAATCCCGCCTGTGTGTGTCCGCTCGTCGACTACCAGCAAACCGAACGCACGCTGCATATGCCATTCGGGACACGCGATATGTCGAACCACGCGACAATGCAACGAACACTCGTCGTGATCCTCCTCTGGATAAGTTGCTGCAGCCATGCGTTCCCGCGAGTGGTGAGTTACGTTCTTGTattctgttcttttttcttttaattagtTATCCTTATCCGCGACGAAATGGATTATATATTAGTTATAATTAGTTATAACAAAGTAACCTACCTGTTCATGATGAGTTTGAAATGATTTCCTATTTGGGCTTTTTGCTTTTCTCACATTAATCTTCAATCGGTGCATACTACTAACGTATTGGATCATAAGTCGATACGCTACTCTGTTGGGTCATAAGTAGGTTGAATCATAAGTAGAATGAGGACGATTATGCGTGTAGaggaaatttaaatatgaaaaaatatacgcTAGGTAAATACTTATATAGACTCTggctttttaattatattggtaaaaatatgaaatatgaaattgcataaacattTGTAGTTTAGTTGTAGATGGCCAGTTTAAATTGACCATAGATTTGAATTGGGTTATTTAAATGGTGTTCTATGTCTTACACGATAAATACGATCGATAGTCTGTCTTAAATGAAACATCAAATTAATTAGTTTCTGCTAAACACTTATAGGTCGTCTATGATGTATTTACTTTAATTGAAGTTTAATAGATTGTTTTGATGTCGTGGCATGTTAATTATGAAATCCCATAATTATTTAACTTTTGTATTTAGGTGACAAGGAACAAGGAGAAGAACCTGCCAGCATCAAACGTTCAAACACACTACAACATTACGAGCGCCGAGGTCGACGATCTATCGGCGATAGACGAGGTGTCTTACATCGATTTCAATTCAACTTCTTCGATTCCATCAAAGAGGCCGAACATCTGCAACGACTGTGGTAATTAAGAACGCTGTAATAAGAGCGATAGACTGTATGAGTGCCATGGCACGATTTATCCCACATTTTTCAAAAGGAGAAAATGTCTGCGACTACTTTCAATAAGACCATTGATGGAAATAAACAAGAAATTTCCTAAAAAAGAACAATTAAAAAACGTATAAATGTTTGATGTCAGCgactaaataattaaaaaaccaTCGTAATTATTTGCAATTCACGCTAAATTCGTTTTTCAATTTTTGCTTAAACACGTAGgatgattattattatataaaaattgtgtTATAACTATTATGGATTTACTTGTATCCtgagaattttataatttacatatatcGCAGAATTAGTTTTTAAATCACATGAAATACAACTCAGGATCAATATCGATTACTACGAGAATTAGTCAAATGTCAATATTAAAATAGCAACAATAATAACGAATATAAATTcacatttattttacatatctttCAACTTTCATTCGATGCATgctgtagaatttatttttacatcATATTACACAAGATGTTTTCTTAAATTCTCTCAACATATTAATCCAGCCAGTATCGATCAAAATCATTATAACAGTTACTGTAACATCTTCATAGATGTAAAACAATAATTACGATGAATGTAACAATTGCGGAAATATTATATTAGATTAAGAAAGATACAAACATATGTATTTGGAATGGCGTAAAAAAATAAGCAACCACATTTCGCCTGTGGACCGATTTCTACGTACCTGTTGCAGTTTGTGGCGTGGGTCGGAAAACAAGGATCGTCGGTGGGAACGTGACGAGCGTTTACGAATATCCATGGATTGTTAGCCTGAGCAAACAAGGCACATTTTACTGTGCCGGTAGTTTAATCACGCGGAAACACGTACTCACAGCGGCTCACTGCTTATCTGGGTGAGTATCATCTCTCTCTCacgcgaaatattttataatatgccTGCATACATGTATTCGTTAATTCGCTTTAATCCCTTTAGTCAatttatcaaattaatttaaacaaaagAAAGAAGTTAAAGAAATTGCACGGAGTAAATCGGTTTGTTAAATTAAACAAAACTAAACGGATTGTTAAATTTTAGCAGTACGTGCTCCTGCATACGTTTTACCCACTTTGCTTTTATTTTACTTAGATGCTGAATTGAAGAACGTTGTTCACCGTGTAGTGAAAATGATGCTTGTGATAATTATCGTGAGTTTATTGGTGATATATATGGCACGGAAATGTGTgaaattcgataaaatttcgTCAATTCCATTAGATCTTAAATTACATAAAGTAGATTGCTTTTCGCAAATCCATCTGTTTCTGAAAACGTGTAAAAGTTTCTTTGTCAAGCTAATACGAtttggaaatgaaattttaacttttccttccttttcttgTCTATCTTGTTAATACAAAATATGAGGCGAAGAAATGTTGAAAGTTCTTCGtcagttctctctctctctctctctctctgtttgcAGTAACGATGTTTCAAGTTCGTTACGATGATACTAATTTAACTTCGTTTGTTGAAATGATACTTTCATTTCAACTTTCATCGGTGCATTTAATTTTAAAAGTATATGTACTAAATGCTAACTGACAGCGATAAGATTAAAatgctcttctttttttctaatgaaacgtcattggaaaatttgtattttcaatGTTTCCGTAACTGTGTTAATAAATTCCAGATTCGACAGAAGAAGTATCAAACTCGTCCTGGTAGACAATGATCGGACGAAATTGGACAAAAATGCCATAATTCGCCGCATCAAGTCTGTCGTTATACATGAAAATTTTCATACATACACGTACAATAACGATATTGCTATTATCGAAATGGATCGAGCAGTGAATGTAAATGGTATCGTGCGTACTGCCTGTTTGCCTGAAGACAGTAAGTATACTTCTGTCGTTGCATTCAACAAATCATGCAATAGCCAGACGAACGATTTATATTGAATTGAAAAATATactaaaatgaaatataacatacaaattaaaataacatttctgcgagttaCTGATAACTACAAGAACGTAAAATAGGAAATAGAGAATCGAACTATTTTTTCTGAATAATTCGCATTTTAATATGAAACAAGACAAATTCTgcgtaaatatttcataaatataaaattgtattaagCGTAAAAAAATTGATAAGACAAAAGTTAGCTCATTACGTTAGTTTTCATTTTTAATCTCGAATATTGTCCTGTTTtagttttatttacttttactATTGCATGGTTCtgcttaataatttttttattaaatttgtcgACTTGCGAAAACATGATTTCGTGAAAATACACGGTATCATGTACTGAATAAACGTAAGATTCGTATATCTTGTAGAAGCTATCGACTACACTGGTGCAACTGCCACGGTGATTGGTTGGGGTCGAACGGGAGAGAGCGAACCAGTGAGCAATGAATTAAGAAGAGTCAATCTCCCAATTTTATCGCAGGAAGAATGCGATCAAGCAGGTTACCAGAAGAATCGAATCAGTGAAAATATGTTTTGTGCAGGATATTTAGCGGGTGATCTCGATGCTTGCTTTGTAAGTATCCGATTAGACAAAAATCGTACCGCATATTAAATGCTTTGCAAATTTCATAAATATGGCATATGTGTtgcatatttcaaataaatgtttatattttttgcaaaataatattatatttatcataattattgcgaaataatatatataaaaagaacatacgaaacaatattttataatctgaATTATCCTGCTactataacgttatgtcataggGTGATAGCGGTGGTCCTCTGCATGTAAAAGGAACATTTGGACATTTAGAAATAATTGGTAATATTATCATTCatcatttattataatttcaaaattatttgcTACTTATCCACTATCTCTGTTGTTATTCGTATTTATAttaatctataatttataatacattaaTACACATTGTATcgcatatataaattatttttgttgCTCAGGTATCATCTCATGGGGTCGTGGATGCGCAAGACCAAACTTCCCAGGAATTTACACAA from Bombus vancouverensis nearcticus chromosome 9, iyBomVanc1_principal, whole genome shotgun sequence encodes the following:
- the LOC117163398 gene encoding trypsin 3A1-like, producing the protein MPFGTRDMSNHATMQRTLVVILLWISCCSHAFPRVVTRNKEKNLPASNVQTHYNITSAEVDDLSAIDEVSYIDFNSTSSIPSKRPNICNDCVCGVGRKTRIVGGNVTSVYEYPWIVSLSKQGTFYCAGSLITRKHVLTAAHCLSGFDRRSIKLVLVDNDRTKLDKNAIIRRIKSVVIHENFHTYTYNNDIAIIEMDRAVNVNGIVRTACLPEDKAIDYTGATATVIGWGRTGESEPVSNELRRVNLPILSQEECDQAGYQKNRISENMFCAGYLAGDLDACFGDSGGPLHVKGTFGHLEIIGIISWGRGCARPNFPGIYTKLTNYLGWLKDHLDDECVCPPPRRH